A part of Marinobacter psychrophilus genomic DNA contains:
- a CDS encoding SlyX family protein, with protein sequence MTDKRLEHRLDELEMRIAFQDDVINTLSEQMATQELELRQLWEAKQLLHRQLKEVSGSNLRSEEEEIPPPHY encoded by the coding sequence ATGACGGATAAACGACTGGAACATCGGCTTGACGAGCTGGAAATGCGGATTGCGTTTCAGGATGACGTAATAAACACGCTGAGCGAGCAGATGGCGACTCAAGAGCTGGAGCTGCGTCAGCTGTGGGAAGCCAAACAGCTACTGCACAGGCAGTTGAAAGAAGTGTCTGGCTCTAACCTTCGCAGTGAAGAAGAAGAAATCCCGCCGCCCCATTATTGA
- a CDS encoding VOC family protein codes for MQYLHTMIRVSNLDDTLHFFCDLLGMKEVGRKDSEKGRFTLVFLASRDDEERVKADRAPSLELTYNWDPEEYSGGRNFGHLAYRVDDIYQLCGHLQAGGVTINRPPRDGYMAFVRSPDGISIELLQKGEALAPREPWASMENSGSW; via the coding sequence ATGCAATACCTTCACACGATGATCCGGGTGAGCAATCTGGATGACACCCTGCATTTTTTCTGTGACTTGCTGGGAATGAAAGAAGTCGGTCGAAAAGACAGCGAAAAAGGCCGTTTTACCCTGGTATTTCTCGCTTCGAGAGACGACGAAGAGCGAGTGAAAGCCGATCGCGCACCGTCGTTGGAACTGACCTATAATTGGGACCCGGAAGAGTACAGCGGCGGCCGAAACTTCGGCCATCTGGCCTATCGGGTCGACGACATTTATCAGTTGTGCGGGCACCTGCAAGCCGGCGGCGTTACCATTAATCGCCCGCCCCGTGACGGCTATATGGCATTCGTGCGCTCGCCCGACGGTATTTCTATTGAGCTGCTGCAGAAGGGTGAGGCGCTTGCACCCCGTGAACCCTGGGCCAGTATGGAAAACAGCGGTAGCTGGTAA
- a CDS encoding tRNA-queuosine alpha-mannosyltransferase domain-containing protein, with product MPKTLALRQPRILLLSAYDAGSHRCWRKQLVLSQPEFEWHVLALSPRFFRWRIRGNALTWLSEPLLKEHWDLLLVTSMVDLASVRGFHPNLAHTPALLYMHENQFAYPASDGQHNSIDPQMVNLYSAIAADTVLFNSDWNRRSFLEGVEQLFRRLPDGIPEGTLELISAKSRVLPVPIDDPVFLSEAERQSLEAGERLWRNGLEPEPGALPLRIVWAARWEYDKGPDRLLAILQELERRALSFQVCVLGESFRKVPEAMTTIQQQFAHRLVQFGYASSRSEYYEWLGSADVILSTALHEFQGLAVLEAVAAGCVPIVPAREVYPELFAPEYLYPDCGDDIPAEAAHAATLIEKQAVDGHGDRLTVPGVQRFSLGALKPKYEALLLEALF from the coding sequence ATGCCCAAAACGCTTGCCCTTCGACAACCCAGAATACTCCTGCTTTCGGCTTATGACGCAGGCAGCCATCGTTGCTGGAGAAAGCAGTTGGTGCTTAGCCAGCCGGAATTTGAATGGCATGTGCTTGCCCTGTCGCCGAGATTTTTCCGCTGGCGGATTCGAGGTAACGCGCTGACCTGGCTGAGCGAGCCGCTGTTGAAGGAGCATTGGGACCTGCTGTTAGTGACGTCCATGGTTGATCTGGCGTCAGTTCGGGGTTTTCATCCGAACCTGGCCCATACGCCAGCGTTGCTTTATATGCATGAAAATCAGTTTGCCTATCCGGCATCCGATGGCCAGCACAATAGCATTGATCCTCAAATGGTGAACTTATACAGCGCTATTGCTGCCGATACCGTGCTGTTCAACAGCGACTGGAACCGGCGCAGCTTTCTCGAGGGTGTTGAGCAACTCTTCCGGCGATTGCCCGATGGTATCCCGGAGGGAACTCTCGAACTCATCTCCGCGAAATCCCGGGTTCTGCCGGTCCCCATCGACGACCCTGTGTTCCTCAGTGAAGCGGAACGCCAGAGCCTTGAGGCGGGCGAGCGTTTATGGCGCAATGGCCTTGAGCCCGAGCCTGGTGCATTACCCCTCAGAATTGTGTGGGCGGCGCGCTGGGAATACGACAAGGGTCCTGATCGGCTGCTCGCGATTCTGCAGGAGCTTGAGCGCAGAGCGTTGAGTTTTCAGGTCTGTGTCCTTGGTGAAAGTTTCCGCAAAGTCCCTGAAGCCATGACGACTATTCAACAGCAGTTTGCTCACCGACTCGTGCAGTTTGGGTACGCATCGAGCCGCAGCGAGTATTACGAGTGGCTGGGGAGTGCGGACGTGATTCTTTCAACCGCGTTACATGAGTTTCAGGGGCTGGCGGTGCTTGAGGCGGTGGCCGCTGGCTGTGTGCCCATTGTGCCGGCAAGGGAAGTCTACCCGGAGTTGTTTGCACCGGAATACTTGTATCCGGACTGTGGCGACGACATTCCGGCCGAGGCGGCTCATGCAGCGACGTTGATTGAAAAGCAGGCTGTGGATGGCCATGGTGATCGATTAACAGTGCCAGGTGTGCAGCGTTTCAGCCTCGGTGCATTAAAGCCGAAATATGAGGCGTTACTGTTAGAAGCACTCTTTTGA
- a CDS encoding cold-shock protein: MRNPAKAIVAALLIAIPAPFILGFLLVSFSPELFQILSQSETSTVANSTPFVLGSAQGIAAYVIAVVIFAIAGFITVVVSTKRPVAAPAKAAQPRAPATPRRAHVPAQKSGNMHHDDDDDFDDNTPEGDEDGTVKWFNVKKGFGFIVRDSGDEIFVHFRAIRGSGRRVLRQGQLVRFSVIDADKGLQADNVSILSE, from the coding sequence ATGCGTAATCCAGCCAAAGCGATCGTTGCTGCCTTATTGATCGCGATTCCCGCTCCCTTTATTCTCGGCTTTTTGCTGGTTTCCTTTTCCCCGGAGCTGTTCCAGATTCTGTCCCAGTCTGAAACCAGTACCGTGGCCAACAGCACCCCCTTCGTTCTGGGCAGCGCCCAGGGCATTGCCGCTTACGTGATTGCCGTGGTGATATTTGCCATCGCTGGTTTTATCACCGTTGTGGTCAGCACCAAACGACCGGTCGCTGCACCCGCTAAAGCCGCTCAACCTCGCGCACCCGCAACGCCTCGTCGTGCCCATGTACCGGCTCAAAAAAGCGGTAACATGCACCACGATGACGATGACGACTTCGACGACAACACCCCTGAGGGCGACGAAGACGGCACCGTTAAATGGTTCAACGTGAAAAAAGGCTTCGGCTTTATTGTTCGCGACAGCGGTGATGAAATCTTTGTTCACTTCCGCGCTATTCGTGGCAGTGGTCGCCGCGTTTTGCGCCAGGGTCAGCTGGTGCGCTTTAGCGTAATTGACGCCGACAAAGGCCTGCAGGCCGATAACGTGTCAATTCTCAGCGAGTAA
- a CDS encoding DUF1853 family protein: MDANHVFPLINSYRTPAIRHLAWLCQTPQLMRSPVTFTPAQYLPSGYTHILKAWDQDTKTAPPILFEPPQRRLGFYFERLYQVLLEDLLGWPILLKNQQIQSRGRTIGELDFVVDNRTNDRIEHHEIAIKFYLGVSELTGSTLWYGPNARDRLDVKTTSLLEQQSRRTLLPETLALLAESHITGPLTPRIFMPGYLFYPDDQLVVTPDYVPADHLRGRWMYAHDARALNTSHWVVLNKPHWIGNWCQSEQPDIEHVLEALKRVESKVVPQLFAIMRRDHQTGSWLETDRVFVVPETWP; this comes from the coding sequence ATGGATGCAAACCACGTCTTTCCTTTAATCAACAGTTACCGAACGCCGGCCATCAGGCATCTCGCATGGCTGTGCCAAACCCCGCAGCTGATGCGCTCGCCAGTCACTTTTACACCGGCACAGTATCTGCCCTCGGGCTATACCCATATTCTTAAAGCCTGGGATCAGGACACAAAAACGGCACCACCTATACTGTTTGAACCGCCACAGCGCAGATTAGGCTTCTATTTCGAGCGGCTGTATCAGGTTTTGCTCGAGGACTTGCTCGGCTGGCCAATTCTGCTAAAAAACCAGCAGATCCAATCACGCGGGCGCACCATTGGCGAACTGGATTTCGTGGTCGACAACCGGACAAACGACCGCATTGAACACCACGAGATCGCTATCAAGTTCTATCTCGGCGTGTCTGAACTCACGGGCTCAACACTCTGGTACGGCCCCAACGCTCGCGACCGGCTGGACGTGAAAACAACCAGCCTGTTGGAACAACAGAGCCGCCGCACACTGCTACCGGAAACTCTTGCCCTGCTCGCAGAATCCCATATAACAGGCCCGCTGACTCCGCGAATATTTATGCCAGGGTATCTTTTCTATCCAGACGACCAGCTCGTGGTAACCCCGGATTATGTTCCAGCGGACCATTTACGCGGGCGCTGGATGTACGCCCATGACGCAAGAGCCTTGAACACGTCACACTGGGTTGTACTCAACAAACCTCACTGGATTGGCAACTGGTGTCAAAGCGAACAGCCGGATATCGAACATGTTCTGGAAGCACTGAAACGTGTTGAGAGCAAAGTGGTTCCGCAGCTGTTCGCCATAATGCGGCGAGATCACCAAACGGGAAGCTGGCTGGAAACAGACCGGGTGTTTGTTGTGCCGGAAACCTGGCCGTGA